A genomic region of Streptomyces rimosus contains the following coding sequences:
- a CDS encoding beta-N-acetylhexosaminidase, giving the protein MDDAVTADAARAATGLIPQPRDTRPENGAFLLGPATVLDAGPGTETTAAWLRGTVGAATGLPLPPGSAGTGPDDGVIRLRVDADTADALGPEGYRLTVGHTGVTLLGGGAAGTFWGAQTLRQLLGPAAHRRAPLRPGHRWAVPAVRIEDAPRFAWRGMMLDVARHFLPKDGVLRYLDLLAAHKLNVLHLHLTDDQGWRIEIERYPKLTETGAWRERTKLGHRASPLWDDRPHGGYYTQDDIREIVAYAAARHISVVPEIDIPGHSQAAIAAYPELGNTDVIDTNSLGVWDTWGVNPNVLAPTDNALRFYEGVLEEVLALFPSRFVHMGGDECPKDQWRASPYAQARIKELGVGDEDGLQSWFIRHFDRWLADRGRRLIGWDEILEGGLAPGAAVSSWRGYAGGIAAARAGHDVVMCPEQQVYLDHRQHDGPDEPVPIGYVRTLEDVYRFEPVPPQLTPEQAAHVLGTQANVWTEVMETPQRLDYQVFPRLAAFAEVAWSELPPPAERDHAGFTRRMAAHYARLDALGVDYRPPGGPLPWQRRPGLLGRPIEGSPPNV; this is encoded by the coding sequence ATGGACGACGCAGTGACGGCGGACGCCGCCCGGGCGGCGACCGGCCTGATACCGCAGCCCCGCGACACCCGCCCGGAGAACGGCGCGTTCCTCCTCGGCCCGGCCACCGTCCTGGACGCGGGACCCGGTACGGAGACCACCGCCGCCTGGCTGCGCGGCACCGTCGGCGCCGCGACCGGCCTGCCACTGCCACCCGGCAGCGCCGGGACCGGCCCGGACGACGGCGTCATCCGCCTGCGCGTCGACGCCGACACCGCCGACGCACTCGGCCCCGAGGGCTACCGGCTGACCGTCGGCCACACCGGCGTCACCCTCCTCGGCGGCGGCGCGGCAGGCACCTTCTGGGGCGCCCAGACGCTGCGGCAACTGCTCGGGCCCGCCGCGCACCGCCGCGCGCCGCTGCGCCCCGGCCACCGCTGGGCCGTACCGGCCGTACGCATCGAGGACGCGCCCCGCTTCGCCTGGCGCGGCATGATGCTCGACGTCGCACGGCACTTCCTGCCCAAGGACGGTGTGCTGCGCTACCTCGACCTGCTCGCCGCCCACAAGCTCAACGTCCTGCACCTCCACCTCACCGACGACCAGGGCTGGCGCATCGAGATCGAGCGCTATCCGAAGCTGACCGAGACCGGCGCCTGGCGGGAGCGCACCAAACTCGGCCACCGGGCCTCACCCCTGTGGGACGACCGCCCGCACGGCGGCTACTACACCCAGGACGACATCCGCGAGATCGTCGCCTACGCCGCCGCGCGGCATATCTCCGTCGTCCCGGAGATCGACATCCCGGGCCACTCACAGGCCGCCATCGCGGCATACCCGGAACTGGGCAACACCGACGTCATCGACACCAACTCCCTCGGGGTCTGGGACACGTGGGGCGTCAATCCGAATGTACTGGCGCCCACTGACAACGCCCTGCGCTTCTACGAAGGGGTCCTGGAGGAGGTGCTCGCCCTCTTCCCCTCCCGCTTCGTGCACATGGGCGGCGACGAGTGCCCCAAGGACCAGTGGCGCGCGTCGCCGTACGCCCAGGCCCGTATCAAGGAACTCGGCGTGGGCGACGAGGACGGACTGCAGAGCTGGTTCATCCGCCACTTCGACCGCTGGCTCGCCGACCGGGGCCGCCGCCTGATCGGCTGGGACGAGATCCTGGAGGGCGGCCTCGCGCCGGGCGCCGCGGTGTCCTCCTGGCGCGGCTACGCGGGCGGCATCGCCGCGGCGCGGGCGGGCCACGACGTGGTCATGTGCCCCGAACAGCAGGTCTACCTGGACCACCGGCAGCACGACGGCCCCGACGAGCCCGTACCGATCGGCTACGTACGGACCTTGGAGGACGTCTACCGCTTCGAGCCCGTACCGCCCCAGCTGACCCCGGAACAGGCCGCCCACGTGCTCGGCACCCAGGCCAACGTCTGGACCGAGGTGATGGAGACCCCGCAGCGCCTCGACTACCAGGTCTTCCCGCGGCTCGCCGCGTTCGCCGAGGTCGCCTGGTCCGAGCTGCCGCCGCCCGCGGAGCGCGACCACGCCGGATTCACCCGCCGGATGGCCGCCCACTACGCCCGCCTGGACGCGCTCGGCGTCGACTACCGGCCGCCCGGCGGCCCCCTCCCGTGGCAGCGGCGCCCCGGGTTGCTCGGACGCCCGATCGAGGGGTCGCCCCCAAACGTGTGA
- a CDS encoding FAD binding domain-containing protein, translated as MTTHAPQASSSVALPASLDEAVAALTAMPTAVPVAGGTDLMAAVNSGLLRPAGLVGLGRISEIRGWQYQDGHALLGAGLTLARMGRPDFAALIPGLAAAARAAGPPQVRNAGTLGGNIVTSAPTGDTLPVLAALEANLVIAGPGGARREIPVSHLLAGREMLRPGELVGYVRVPLLHAPQTFLKATGRTGPGRATASVALVLDPARRGVRCAVGAVAAMPLRPLEAEEWVASIIDWDGERTLVPEALAAFGDYVAAACIPDPPPPPDGTEPQTLPPAALHLRRTVAALARRALGRALS; from the coding sequence TTGACCACGCACGCACCGCAGGCTTCGTCATCCGTGGCGTTGCCGGCCTCGCTCGACGAGGCCGTGGCGGCGCTCACCGCCATGCCCACCGCCGTGCCCGTAGCGGGCGGTACGGACCTGATGGCCGCCGTCAACTCCGGGCTGCTGCGGCCCGCCGGACTGGTCGGGCTCGGCCGGATCAGCGAGATCCGCGGCTGGCAGTACCAGGACGGCCACGCCCTCCTCGGCGCCGGACTGACCCTCGCGCGGATGGGCCGCCCCGACTTCGCCGCCCTCATCCCGGGCCTGGCCGCCGCGGCGCGCGCGGCCGGCCCCCCACAGGTCCGCAACGCGGGCACCCTCGGCGGCAACATCGTCACCTCCGCCCCCACCGGCGACACCCTCCCCGTGCTCGCCGCCCTCGAAGCCAACCTGGTCATCGCCGGTCCCGGCGGCGCCCGCCGCGAGATCCCGGTCAGCCACCTGCTGGCCGGCCGCGAGATGCTGCGCCCCGGCGAACTCGTCGGCTACGTACGGGTACCGCTGCTGCACGCCCCGCAGACCTTCCTGAAGGCCACCGGCCGCACCGGCCCCGGCCGCGCCACCGCCTCGGTGGCCCTCGTCCTCGACCCCGCTCGGCGCGGCGTGCGCTGCGCGGTCGGCGCGGTGGCCGCCATGCCGCTGCGCCCCCTGGAGGCCGAGGAGTGGGTGGCCTCCATCATCGACTGGGACGGCGAACGCACCCTGGTCCCCGAAGCGCTGGCCGCCTTCGGCGACTACGTCGCCGCCGCCTGCATCCCCGACCCGCCCCCGCCGCCGGACGGCACCGAGCCGCAGACCCTGCCGCCCGCCGCGCTGCACCTGCGCCGTACGGTGGCTGCCCTGGCCCGCCGAGCACTTGGGAGGGCGCTCTCGTGA
- a CDS encoding 2Fe-2S iron-sulfur cluster-binding protein, translating to MSDADSPDRPDGRNSPEDTQPLRVVRPQDRQRWEPLPQGNEYEQEATAFVQLPDGFTSGPYPGGYGYPAYPDPHQAPGAPDGHGGAPGHDGYGADPLAAPGHGYTPPSSFAPPTAGAATDPSATGQWTMPFADAPATGLPAHGMPDPGPHGHYADGGQDAAPHDAWPGADGGSGTTGQWAIPTAPDEVLEESGEYLLGDDRNPASGYGNAYGHVEHGHLPADPAATGHWNFTTDQHPGAGHLPYDQPAHQQPHQHQPPQQHRPADQVTPGYDPAHGVPPATEAPYDGGTLGGGNWSLPADALAQWPPMPREEVRAEPEPEAVPEPEPVVEAEAPGDAPADAEAGTAEADTEVPVDARTEAGTGEAGTDEPRADEPRTDTSADASAVAPGVAPEAAPATVPAPVEADVETVPEAASDAPAAPEPAAAPEAPAAAPDAPEGEAPETEASEEAPAEPTAQQDATSRPAPALEAQESTTAADPAAADPTPEPAPDPLSTTHDDHDEHPHTSYVLTVNGTDRPVTDAWIGESLLYVLRERLGLAGAKDGCSQGECGACSVQVDGRLVASCLVPAATTAGSEVRTVEGLARNGAPSDVQRALAESGAVQCGFCIPGMAMTVHDLLEGNHAPTELETRQALCGNLCRCSGYRGVLDAVNEVARNRADAAAAAEEAAAAAPEEPGTPRIPHQAGPADPQGPASHGHHPHGPHPHGPGADPQSGGSA from the coding sequence GTGAGCGACGCCGACAGCCCCGACCGTCCCGACGGGCGCAACAGCCCCGAGGACACCCAGCCGCTGCGCGTGGTGCGCCCGCAGGACCGGCAGCGGTGGGAGCCACTGCCCCAGGGCAACGAGTACGAGCAGGAGGCCACCGCCTTCGTCCAGCTCCCGGACGGCTTCACCAGCGGCCCGTACCCGGGCGGTTACGGCTACCCCGCCTACCCGGACCCCCACCAGGCCCCCGGCGCGCCGGACGGCCACGGTGGCGCGCCCGGCCACGACGGGTACGGCGCCGACCCGCTCGCCGCGCCCGGCCACGGCTACACCCCGCCGTCCTCCTTCGCGCCGCCGACCGCGGGCGCGGCCACCGACCCGTCGGCCACCGGCCAGTGGACGATGCCGTTCGCCGACGCACCGGCCACCGGCCTGCCCGCGCACGGCATGCCGGACCCTGGCCCGCACGGCCACTACGCCGACGGCGGCCAGGACGCCGCGCCGCACGACGCCTGGCCGGGCGCGGACGGCGGCAGCGGCACCACCGGCCAGTGGGCCATCCCCACCGCCCCGGACGAGGTGCTGGAGGAGTCCGGCGAGTACCTGCTCGGCGACGACCGCAACCCCGCCTCCGGTTACGGGAACGCGTACGGCCACGTCGAACACGGCCACCTCCCCGCCGACCCGGCCGCGACCGGGCACTGGAACTTCACCACGGACCAGCACCCGGGCGCCGGTCACCTGCCGTACGACCAGCCCGCACACCAGCAGCCGCACCAGCACCAGCCGCCGCAGCAGCACCGCCCGGCGGACCAGGTGACGCCCGGCTACGACCCCGCGCACGGCGTGCCCCCGGCGACTGAAGCTCCTTACGACGGCGGCACGTTGGGCGGCGGCAACTGGTCGCTGCCCGCCGACGCGCTGGCGCAGTGGCCGCCGATGCCGCGCGAGGAGGTGCGGGCGGAGCCGGAGCCGGAGGCGGTTCCTGAGCCGGAGCCTGTGGTTGAGGCGGAGGCTCCGGGGGATGCCCCGGCGGATGCCGAGGCGGGCACGGCTGAGGCGGACACCGAGGTGCCCGTTGACGCGCGTACGGAGGCGGGTACGGGCGAGGCCGGTACGGATGAGCCCCGCGCGGATGAGCCCCGTACGGACACGAGCGCCGACGCTTCGGCCGTGGCCCCGGGAGTCGCTCCCGAAGCCGCTCCCGCAACCGTTCCCGCACCGGTCGAGGCCGACGTCGAGACCGTCCCCGAGGCAGCATCCGACGCCCCGGCGGCGCCGGAGCCCGCCGCGGCCCCGGAGGCGCCCGCCGCGGCCCCGGACGCACCCGAAGGGGAAGCACCCGAAACGGAAGCATCCGAGGAAGCCCCCGCCGAACCCACGGCTCAGCAGGACGCGACCTCTCGGCCCGCCCCGGCCCTGGAGGCCCAGGAGTCGACCACGGCGGCGGACCCGGCCGCAGCCGATCCCACCCCCGAACCGGCCCCCGACCCCCTCTCCACCACCCACGACGACCACGACGAACACCCCCACACCTCCTACGTCCTGACCGTCAACGGCACCGACCGCCCCGTCACCGACGCCTGGATCGGCGAGTCGCTGCTGTACGTGCTGCGCGAGCGCCTCGGCCTCGCCGGGGCCAAGGACGGCTGTTCGCAAGGGGAGTGCGGGGCCTGCTCCGTACAGGTCGACGGGCGGCTCGTGGCGTCGTGCCTGGTGCCCGCCGCGACCACCGCGGGCAGCGAGGTCCGTACGGTCGAGGGCCTGGCCCGGAACGGCGCGCCCTCCGACGTGCAGCGCGCCCTGGCCGAATCCGGCGCCGTCCAGTGCGGCTTCTGCATCCCCGGCATGGCCATGACCGTCCACGACCTGCTGGAAGGCAACCACGCGCCCACCGAGCTGGAGACGCGCCAGGCGCTGTGCGGCAACCTGTGCCGCTGCTCGGGCTACCGGGGCGTACTCGACGCGGTCAACGAGGTCGCCCGTAACCGTGCCGACGCCGCGGCAGCCGCCGAAGAGGCCGCGGCCGCCGCCCCCGAGGAGCCCGGCACCCCGCGCATCCCGCACCAGGCGGGCCCCGCCGACCCGCAGGGCCCCGCATCCCACGGCCACCACCCCCACGGGCCGCACCCCCACGGCCCGGGCGCAGATCCGCAGTCCGGAGGCTCCGCATGA
- a CDS encoding xanthine dehydrogenase family protein molybdopterin-binding subunit yields the protein MTGTPEGGAVTATPAAGVPLPAEPPPHGLGVSLPSADAPAKTEGVFPYASDLWAEGLLWAAVLRSPHASARILSVDTGPAAEMPGVRAVVTHADVPGDPGHGRGTPDRPVFAHDVVRHHGEPIAAVAADHPDTARLAAAAIAVEYEVLEPVTDPQLAFEAEPLHPDGNLIRHIPLHFGDPEVVGETIVEGLYRIGRQDPAPIGAEAGLAVPRPDGGVEIYTASTDPHADRDLAAACFGLEPERVRVVVTGVPGATADREDPGMQLALGLLALRTGCPVKLTATREESFLGHAHRHPTLLRYRHHADAEGKLVKVEAQILMDAGAYADTSAEALAAAVSFACGPYVVPHAFVEGWAVRTNNPPSGHLRGEGAMQVCAAYEGQMDKLAAKLGMDPAELRLRNVMATGDLLPTGQTVTCPAPVAELLRAVKDEPLPELPKDTPEEDWLLPGGLEGAGEPSAVRRGVGYALGMVHMLGAEGADEVSTATVKVSGSVATVLCAAVETGSGFSTLARQIVQETLGVEEVHVAPVDTDQPSAGRACHGRHTWVSGGAVERAAKMVRTQLLQPLAHKFGMSTELLQITDGKITSYDGVLSTTVAEALDGKELWATAQCRPHPTEPLDETGQGDAFVGLAFCAIRCVADVDIELGTVRVVEMTVAQDVGRVLNPRQLRARIEAGVTQGLGAALMENLRTTRGQIRHPDLTGYVMPTALDAPDIRIVKLVEERDVVAPFGAKPASAVPVVTSPAAVASAVRAATGRPIGRLPIRPQAAVAQQ from the coding sequence ATGACCGGCACACCCGAGGGCGGCGCCGTCACCGCCACCCCCGCCGCGGGCGTCCCCCTCCCCGCCGAGCCGCCCCCGCACGGCCTCGGCGTCTCCCTGCCGTCCGCCGACGCCCCCGCCAAGACGGAGGGCGTCTTCCCCTACGCCTCCGACCTATGGGCCGAGGGCCTGCTGTGGGCGGCGGTGCTGCGCTCCCCGCACGCCAGCGCCCGCATCCTGTCGGTGGACACCGGGCCGGCCGCCGAGATGCCGGGCGTACGGGCCGTCGTCACACACGCGGACGTACCGGGTGACCCCGGGCACGGCCGGGGCACGCCCGACCGCCCGGTCTTCGCCCACGACGTGGTCCGCCACCACGGCGAGCCGATCGCCGCCGTCGCCGCCGACCATCCCGACACGGCCCGGCTGGCGGCGGCCGCCATCGCCGTCGAGTACGAGGTGCTGGAGCCGGTCACCGACCCCCAACTCGCCTTCGAGGCCGAGCCGCTGCACCCGGACGGCAACCTGATCCGGCACATCCCGCTGCACTTCGGCGACCCCGAGGTGGTGGGCGAGACCATCGTCGAGGGCCTGTACCGCATCGGCCGCCAGGACCCGGCGCCGATCGGCGCCGAGGCCGGACTCGCGGTGCCGCGCCCGGACGGCGGCGTCGAGATCTACACCGCCTCCACCGACCCGCACGCCGACCGCGACCTGGCCGCCGCCTGCTTCGGGCTGGAACCGGAGCGGGTCCGCGTCGTCGTCACCGGCGTGCCCGGCGCCACCGCGGACCGCGAGGACCCGGGCATGCAGCTCGCTCTCGGGCTGCTCGCCCTGCGCACCGGCTGCCCGGTCAAACTGACCGCCACCCGTGAGGAGTCCTTCCTCGGCCACGCCCACCGCCACCCCACCCTCCTGCGCTACCGCCACCACGCGGACGCCGAAGGCAAGCTGGTCAAGGTCGAGGCGCAGATCCTGATGGACGCGGGCGCGTACGCGGACACCTCCGCCGAGGCGCTGGCCGCCGCCGTCTCCTTCGCCTGCGGCCCGTACGTCGTCCCGCACGCCTTCGTCGAGGGCTGGGCGGTCCGCACGAACAACCCGCCGTCCGGGCACCTGCGCGGCGAAGGCGCGATGCAGGTGTGCGCCGCCTACGAGGGCCAGATGGACAAGCTCGCCGCCAAGCTGGGCATGGACCCCGCCGAGCTGCGGCTGCGCAATGTGATGGCCACCGGCGACCTGCTGCCCACCGGCCAGACCGTCACCTGCCCGGCGCCGGTCGCCGAACTGCTGCGCGCCGTCAAGGACGAGCCGCTGCCCGAACTCCCCAAGGACACCCCCGAGGAGGACTGGCTGCTGCCCGGCGGCCTGGAGGGCGCGGGCGAGCCGTCCGCGGTGCGCCGCGGCGTCGGCTACGCGCTCGGCATGGTCCACATGCTCGGCGCGGAGGGCGCCGACGAGGTCTCCACCGCCACGGTCAAGGTCAGCGGCTCGGTCGCCACCGTGCTGTGCGCCGCGGTCGAGACCGGATCCGGCTTCTCCACCCTCGCCCGGCAGATCGTCCAGGAAACCCTGGGCGTCGAAGAGGTGCACGTCGCCCCCGTCGACACCGACCAGCCGTCCGCCGGGCGCGCCTGCCACGGCCGGCACACCTGGGTCTCCGGCGGTGCCGTCGAACGCGCCGCCAAGATGGTGCGCACCCAGCTCCTCCAGCCGCTGGCCCACAAGTTCGGCATGTCCACCGAACTCCTCCAGATCACCGACGGCAAGATCACCTCGTACGACGGCGTGCTCAGCACCACCGTCGCCGAGGCCCTCGACGGCAAGGAACTCTGGGCCACCGCCCAGTGCCGCCCCCACCCGACCGAGCCCCTGGACGAGACCGGCCAGGGCGACGCCTTCGTCGGCCTCGCCTTCTGCGCCATCCGCTGTGTCGCGGACGTCGACATCGAACTCGGCACCGTCCGCGTCGTGGAGATGACCGTCGCCCAGGACGTCGGCCGCGTCCTCAACCCCCGCCAACTGCGCGCCCGTATCGAGGCCGGAGTCACCCAGGGCCTCGGCGCGGCCCTCATGGAAAACCTCCGCACCACCCGCGGCCAGATCCGCCACCCCGACCTCACCGGCTACGTCATGCCCACGGCCCTCGACGCCCCCGACATCCGCATCGTCAAACTGGTCGAGGAACGCGACGTAGTAGCCCCCTTCGGCGCCAAACCGGCCAGCGCCGTCCCGGTCGTCACCTCCCCGGCCGCGGTAGCCTCCGCCGTACGCGCCGCCACGGGCCGCCCGATAGGCCGCCTCCCGATCCGGCCGCAGGCGGCGGTGGCGCAGCAGTAG
- a CDS encoding chemotaxis protein CheB, with product MAPPQCIDESCAVVAIAASAGGVFALLELFGSFTSGPPVPTLVVQHLSPRHRTVLDTVLQRRTRVPVTLARDGERAVAGRVYLAPPDRHLLIEPDGTLRLADTARVNRVRPAADRLFTSLAEHYGQRAWVFVLSGTGRDGAQGAQAVKDRGGTVVVQDPDTAEYPGMPEATLKAGAVDHVLPLHAIETMLRSFAHPAPAP from the coding sequence ATGGCACCGCCGCAATGCATCGACGAGAGCTGTGCCGTAGTGGCCATCGCCGCCTCCGCGGGCGGGGTGTTCGCGCTGCTGGAACTGTTCGGCTCGTTCACCTCGGGCCCTCCGGTACCGACGCTGGTGGTGCAGCACCTCAGCCCGCGGCACCGCACCGTGCTCGACACGGTCCTCCAACGGCGCACCCGGGTACCGGTCACACTGGCCCGGGACGGCGAACGGGCCGTCGCCGGCCGGGTCTACCTGGCACCCCCCGACCGCCATCTGCTCATCGAGCCGGACGGCACACTGCGGCTGGCCGACACGGCGCGCGTCAACAGGGTCAGGCCCGCGGCGGACCGGCTGTTCACCTCGCTCGCCGAGCACTATGGGCAGCGGGCCTGGGTCTTCGTGCTCAGCGGTACGGGCCGTGACGGCGCACAGGGCGCCCAGGCCGTCAAGGACCGCGGCGGCACCGTGGTGGTCCAGGACCCGGACACCGCCGAGTACCCCGGCATGCCCGAGGCCACCCTGAAGGCCGGCGCCGTGGACCACGTACTCCCCCTGCACGCCATCGAGACCATGCTCCGCTCCTTCGCCCACCCCGCCCCGGCCCCGTGA
- a CDS encoding MFS transporter has protein sequence MTAVDPLDALDDPRRAPARGPAAVPADPPPGGVLGRTYRALTLGIISVVSLIAFEASAVTTAMPAVGQALDGIALYAFAFSAYFTASLFAMALSGEWCDRSGPLVPLFTGIATFGAGLVVAGCAPEMWLFVVGRGVQGIGGGLVIVALYVVVGRAYPEALRPSVLAAFSAAWVLPVIVGPLVAGTVTEQLGWRWVFLSIPVLVLLPLTVMLPALRKLPPRQGEERMDRRRILLALAVAAGAGLLQYAAQRRDWVAVLPAVAGLALLVPAVVRLLPRGTFRAARGLPSVVLIRGLAAGSLLAAESFIPLMLVTERGLSTTLAGLSLTGGGLTWALGSYTQSRPRLEPYRERIMGIGMLLMTAAILVVPWALVDGVPVWIVAVAWIVAGFGMGLNISSGSVLLLKLSPPEEAGSNSASLQVSDALGNITFVGISGLLFSAFGGGAVDAHATPDVTNAASGGQPAAFAAVFVTMAAVALTGSWVATRLKPARDGLATAAAGGGTAAPVSGPRTPPAPAER, from the coding sequence ATGACTGCCGTGGACCCGCTTGATGCCCTCGATGATCCCCGCCGGGCCCCGGCTCGGGGCCCGGCGGCCGTACCGGCCGATCCGCCCCCCGGCGGCGTCCTCGGCCGTACCTACCGCGCCCTGACCCTCGGGATCATCTCCGTCGTCTCGCTCATCGCGTTCGAGGCGAGTGCCGTGACCACCGCCATGCCGGCGGTCGGGCAGGCCCTGGACGGGATCGCGTTGTACGCGTTCGCCTTCTCCGCGTACTTCACGGCGAGCCTGTTCGCGATGGCGCTGTCGGGGGAGTGGTGCGACCGGAGCGGGCCGCTCGTGCCCCTGTTCACCGGGATCGCCACGTTCGGGGCGGGGCTGGTGGTCGCCGGGTGCGCGCCGGAAATGTGGCTGTTCGTGGTGGGGCGCGGGGTGCAGGGGATCGGGGGCGGACTGGTGATCGTCGCGTTGTACGTGGTGGTGGGGCGCGCGTATCCGGAGGCGCTGCGGCCGTCCGTGCTCGCGGCCTTCTCCGCCGCGTGGGTGCTGCCGGTGATCGTCGGGCCGCTGGTCGCCGGGACGGTCACCGAGCAGCTGGGCTGGCGCTGGGTGTTTCTGTCCATACCCGTACTCGTGCTGCTGCCGCTGACGGTCATGCTGCCCGCGCTGCGCAAGCTGCCGCCCCGGCAGGGGGAGGAGCGGATGGACCGGCGCCGCATCCTGCTCGCGCTCGCGGTGGCCGCGGGCGCCGGGCTCCTTCAGTACGCGGCGCAGCGGCGCGACTGGGTGGCCGTGCTGCCCGCGGTCGCCGGGCTCGCGCTGCTGGTGCCGGCCGTGGTTCGGCTGCTGCCCAGGGGGACGTTCCGGGCTGCCCGCGGGCTGCCCTCTGTGGTTCTGATTCGGGGGTTGGCGGCCGGTTCGCTGCTCGCCGCCGAGAGTTTCATTCCGCTGATGCTCGTCACGGAGCGCGGTCTGTCCACCACGCTGGCCGGGCTCTCGCTGACCGGCGGTGGCCTCACCTGGGCCCTGGGCTCGTACACCCAGAGCCGGCCGCGCCTGGAGCCGTACCGGGAGCGGATCATGGGGATCGGGATGCTGCTGATGACGGCGGCGATCCTGGTGGTGCCGTGGGCGCTGGTCGACGGTGTGCCCGTATGGATCGTGGCGGTCGCGTGGATCGTGGCCGGGTTCGGCATGGGGCTGAACATTTCCAGCGGGAGCGTGCTGCTGCTGAAGCTGTCCCCGCCGGAGGAGGCGGGGAGCAACTCGGCCTCGCTCCAGGTCTCGGACGCCCTCGGCAACATCACCTTCGTCGGGATCAGCGGACTGCTGTTCAGCGCCTTCGGCGGCGGCGCGGTCGACGCGCACGCCACGCCGGACGTGACCAACGCCGCATCCGGGGGGCAGCCCGCCGCCTTCGCCGCGGTCTTCGTCACCATGGCGGCCGTGGCCCTCACCGGATCGTGGGTGGCCACGCGCCTGAAGCCCGCCCGTGACGGCCTCGCGACGGCCGCCGCCGGTGGCGGGACGGCGGCACCGGTGTCCGGGCCGCGCACGCCGCCGGCCCCCGCGGAGCGTTAG